The window aattaaaaaagaaacctGTTTTTGATCAAAATGAATCTACTTCTTTAGTTAATCAATCTGAAGATAGTAATCTGATGGAAAATGATATTACTAAGAAGAGGGTAACAAGAAGATCAAGACCATCTATGAGAACAGGATGTTTAGCTTGTATTCGACTTACGAGGAATAAGAAAGGGATTTATGAGATTACTGAGTTTGTTGAAGGTCATAATCATAATTTTGTTAATAGCACGAATGTTGTTTTCCTTAGGGGTAACCGACAACTTAAGTACACACAACAACAGTTTTTGGTACATGTATCTGTTTTAAATTACGGTCCTATTCGTGGTTTCAAAATTATGAAAGAGATCTTTAgaggttttgaaaaaattggGGCTACAAAAGATGATTGCAGAAATTTTAGAAGGAATTTGAAGCTTTTTGTTGGCGAGTGAGATGCTCAAATGTGTGTTGATAAGTTGATGTAGTGTGACTAAAAAAAGGCCAAGCTAACAGTATCTATACATAATCTGCACAAAAATGTAGTGTGACTAAAAAAGGCCAAGCTAACAGTAAAAACCCAAACTGAGTCAGCTTCACACTATCAGGCAAAAAATCTACTAGTAAAAACTTTGAAATACTTACTTATTAAGTATTTCATAAAACACATAATTTACATAAAACACAATCCATATTTATAAAACTGACTCAGCTTCACAAataaatctacacaaatgtagattatttatactttaaaaaaacacataatttacataaacacatagtaaaaaatttataaaaactgaCTCAGCTTCACAAATAATctacactttaaaaaaaatgtagtgTGAACAAAAAAAGACCAAAACTAACTGTAACACTtaataaaaaaccaaaccaactCAGCTTCATAgtatctacaaaaaaaaaatgtacacaTATGTAGTGTGACCAAAAAAGGACAAACTAAGTGTAACAACCTAATGGAAAAGCAAAACTGACTCAACTGCACAGTAATAGCCAAAAATCTAGTAGTAAAACTCTACAAATATTTACTTATTATGAcctaaaaaaacacataattaaaaaataaaacagtctaaaattttaaaactgaATCAGGTTGAcatataatctacacaaatgtagaataTTTAGACTTTaataaaaagacaaaactaACATGAAAAATACAAACTGACTCAGCTTCACAGTATCAGGCAAAAAATATACTAGTAAAAATCTGAAATAATTACTTATTAACACCTAATAAACAAAATTCATATATCAcacaaatacatatttataaaactgACTCAGCTTGACATATAAActacacaaatgtagaatattagactttaataaaaaaaaaaaaagacaaaactaaTATGAAAAACCCAAACTGACTCAGCTTGAcatataatctacacaaatgtagaataTTTagactttaataaaaaaaaaaatgacaaaactaACATAAAAAACCAGAACTGACTCAGCTTCACACTATCAGCAAAAAATTTACTAGTAAAACTCTGAAATACTAGCTTATTACAcctaaaaaacacataaattacataaaaacacagtccatatttataaaaactaaCTCAGCTTGacatataatatacatacatgtaGTGTGACCAAAAAATGCCAAGCTAAGTGTATCAACCTAATGGAAAACCAAACTGACTCAGCTTCACACTAACAGAAAAAAATCTAACTCAGCTTTACaaataatctacacaaatatagaatatttagacttaaaaaaaaagacaaaactaaCATGAAAAACCCAAACTGACTCAGCTTCACACTGTCAGCTActctaaaaaaaagtatataatgaAAAAACGTACAATCTATATgcaaatttaaacaaacatgtCTAGAAGCtatttttacataacaaaaaactCACAGATCTATCACCTAGGTGTATCAGATTGGTTGTCACCTTTGATCTATCAGTTTAGTCTGTCAGTTTGATCTATCAGTTTCGTATGAACTAATTCAGATATCTAAATTAATccaaaaaaaagacaattaaaaacaaaaataaaattaaaaacaaaaaactactgcaaaaataaaattaaaaaattacctTTTTTAACATCTTTCCACCATTCGAAAACTGGTTCTGAATCTGAAAAAGCAACTTCAGATTCATCTAACTCAAATGTTatacttttctttatttttagtaattttttagTGTTTCCAGCAGAAATAAgcaaaaaaagtaaataataattaCTACTTCTATTTAAAATTATTCGAATTCTGTAAATTACTTACTCTTAGATGAAGATGTATTCGATTTTGGTTTCACTCTGAATAATAAATTAGATTCTTATCGTacacaatatattttatataaaaaaaactaataataaatgaTGTACAAGGAGTTAACGCATGTTAAAAATAGACTAACAGATCGTTAATAGTAAACGGagaaaataattacaaaaatgccaccgcatCGCATATAACCAAAGTTTgctttatttacaaaaatgccaccgcgtgttttttttaatttgacacATGGCGATTTCTAATTAGACAATAATACCTTCTTTCCCTTCTCTCTTTAAgtcaccttctcatttgatctctatcctatatattatatatatatataaaagtaagagttttaattttatttaattaagaatatTAAAAAGGACACATGTCGTTCCAAGAATGTGCCATGTGTTGctaaaagaatgcattaatcctgttttagtttattggtagatagtttatgttttacttttagAGAGAGTAGATAATGTCATATCTAAGACATAGTAtatctaaaattaaaattaaaattgacaTAGAATAGTGAGACACGCGAGTTTTACTCATGCAGTGAGGATTCGATCCCCTTCAATTCCATTTGATTGGAGTCTTTGTGAGATTTTTTCTTGGATAGTTGGATGTCCACTCAATGAAGATGTAGTTGGGTTCGGTCTAGACAATCGACTATCTCGGTTTGACTCACATTTGGATGGCGGAGAGCTTGCTATTCGACAGTTttcgttttatttatttatttatttttgacatAATTAGACAACTGGTTTTGTTGACATAATTAGACAATTTAGCCGAAAAGAAAATCTGAATGTGTTAAGCCTGAATGTGTTATAGACTTAAGAGTTAATTATagaaatcgtccctgtcgtgGTACCCAGCTTGCAGGTTTCAttcctaactttcaaaaattacagttttactccaaaaaactttgctccgtcaacagttttagttctggccataaacgtccgtttaaaaTCAAGCCACGTAATTCgcacgtgatgggtaatctcgtaaattggcttaataatacccagagttaattacagaaatcgtccctgttgtGGGTGATCAGTTGcaactttcatccctaactttcaaaaaattacatttttggtccaaaatccaaaataaaattaaactcaaaatcatttggatttcTAATGCATAACATATATTACAGATACAATCCCATAtccaaaatcaaacacaaatttaatcCAATATTTAATGAAACTTCAAATCTCATTATTTCCATATCAATACATGAtctgtatacaaacataatatataattatatatattagatctattctttatatacaattaactcACAGACAAAAAAATCTTAGAAAAAACCATTTTTATTATTCTTAGCTCTTCCTCTGTATTTATAAgttctcaaaacaaaaataaaactaagtaaaaaaaatatatcaattacttaAAACCCAAAAACACTTAAATCCAAGAGAGTCTGAATCTCTAGTTTTCAAAAAGAGAGTAGGGTGTGAGTTAAGATTGTTTGTGAATCTATATGATAAAAATAGAAGAAGTTGgataattatgattttttttttttgtgtgtaaatgtttcttttcatatagATTGAGGATAAAaattttggaccaaaactgtaattttttgaaagttagggatgaaagttgCAAGTGGCCGTGTACAACAGGGatgatttctgtaattaactctgggtattattaagccaatttacaagattacccatcacgtgacttggttttaaacggacgtttatgccaggactaaaactgttgacggaacaaagttttttggactaaaactgtaatttttgaaagttaggtaTGAAACCTTCAAGCTGAGTACCAgagacgatttctgtaattaactctataatTAATTACAGCCGAAAAGAAAATCTTATGAATTTACTAATTGACGACAGAATTATGAATAACCACAAAACTCGTATCGATCGACTTAAATATCATATCTACCCACAACATATAAACACCTAACTTTCAACGCTAGGCAGCTAGCTTCATGGTTCATGCATTTGATAATTGTATTGTATATTATAATCAATGTTATCCAAACCTATTATATGAATGCTTTTCATTTGTCGCATACTCTTTTATTTAATCAgcactaaaaaaaaatacttataaaatataggagaaagaaaaaagtcGGACTTGAAAAATAGAAGACGAAACTTATGTATCCGGCCTCTTAGTTAATGTATCAACTGGCTTAGAAAGTAtttcttttttgatattttaatatttttaatgttacatCTCCTAACTTTGGTGATTTAATGTCTTAACCCTTTTACCGTTGGTGTGTTTATGTTTTAACTCTCTTGAAATACTCGTATGTTTTTATGtggaaaatatatttatactagtgctcaggcccgtccattggacgggtagtctcaagatatataaatcttataataattataaaaaaaaataaaaaaaataaatctgaaataaaaagtgtatgatcaatgacacaacttaataaatacgaaagctaaagaagaaacatatgaaaattaagtctatatatatattgatttcagttcaccttttttttttcctccaacgttagttaaataaaataaaaaacaaaaggtgtataaacaatatcacaacttaattaatacgaaatctaaaaagaaaacatatgaaaattaactccatataaatattgattccaattacccttttttcccccaactttagttaaataaaaagagaaacaaaaagtgtagagtatataatttgaaaaatacatatcaatctatcaacaaaaaccatctcgaacgttttgattttctttcgATTGTTCCACtctgaaacagtccatacatgcacaacacggagtcgtagatgatggttaacatgtgttggcttaagatcttcaaaatgaactaatgtggtcttattttttgtagttgaagaagaagccataatgaatatataatggacaacaaactaaattaaaagagataataataagaataacataaaaattcaatgttaaataataataataatgattaaatatgaacatagtatataaataaaaaacctttttggtagttTCTTggtggtgtatatatatagataataataataaagatttatttattaaaggtcggtcattttttattatataaatattaaaaaatagagaattaataaAGAATGAGTATCAGACTAAAGGAGGGGGATGAGGGGTGCCAAGTGCACCCCCAACctcatcttttagttatactattataattttttttttctttaagttaTTTGTTATTCTTAACATATTTTCTTTGACGTTCAAGTCTGGACCTATAcgggaaaaaaaattcaacagtCTTGTAACTCTAAAGAATTAAATTCAAGATCTGTGGGTAAAATCAAGAAAACGTCCTTGAAAGTTGATTTGTATCTCATTAGCTACCTCTTTGTTATTATTTTCAAGTATTTTTCTTATTCACCTCAAAATAGGGGCAAGGTGTGGAGCTTGGTATGGAATCGATTTGTGTGAAACTGAGAGAAAACACGACTTCCACTTATTCGGTTACCTTTTCGTTTGGAGTTAGTCGGTTTCACAAATCACATGTGATACCGTATACATTGACCGTTaaaatctattttaattttatcaaatagcTAAAATATTGAACACTACCCTAAggttttatcatataacattttatttttaaaatcacaaTATAGAATTCTATACAAAAGTTCACTATAAATCCTTTCACTTTAAATTTAAGTTGTCATATAAACAATTTTCGTACCTTGCACTACCAGAGTAATTATTAGAAGAATTCTATTCAAGTCTCCGATTGAAACTTGTCGTACGTCGATGACGTAGCTGCTCAACTACCACCGATTGAAAACTTATTTTAGTGgtttaatgattatttttttttaattattaaatgttattttttttggggctttgctaaacgaagccctaagagcttttgttaaggtgcattaattagttgtacacttaccataaaattcagtgggtgaacttttaatatgaaaatgtacaatcttgttatgcacgttaaatgaagccctaagggctttgtttaacattttcttttttttttttattaaatgtcttttttttttattaaatatgaaatggTGTGGTTTTCGTATAAttgattatttttgaaaataaaaaattaaattaatttaaatggtGGGTTGTAATGACTTTGTAACATGTTATTGGTTTAATGTGTGGGTTGATATGGATTGACATATGATGACATCCTCCTCCCTTATTAGAATTTGAGACTTGATCATTAAGCCACCTTCACGATGATTGAATTTTGAGTGAAAACTAATTTGGTTAATCTCTTTGTATGCCCACCCCATATATAAGCTATATTCTAGTTACACGACCATATCTATTGaaattgtaacatttttaacaaGACAACATGCTCTCCATTTAACTCATGAATGAGAGTCTAATTTTAAAGTCTTTTCAGCTATACTAAGTGtgtgtttattttttgaaaaataagtattatTCGCATCAAAAAATACACTACTCTGCGATTGCAGAGTGGTCGATTCGTACAAAATGGAGGATTAGATTACATTAAAACGATTCGAATCCCCCCAACTTATAGTTCATTTTTTCAATCTACTTATATACCACAAAAAACCGATAACTTTAACATCTAGAAAAACTTTGCTACTACAAATCTTTGCCCCTTGAAAGAACTTCTCATTCCTTGTTTTTCACAAATACCAACACGTGACgaatataatatctttaaaaacctttctttctttctttcccaGACCCACTTTGTCATAGTAGTCTACACTAAGCTACCCATgaattaattaatcatattcaacaagatagttaaaaaaaataaaaaaacatcgAAATCCTCCCTTGCTTGACAAATCGGGCAAACTTTCCATAACCACATCATAAAACCATAAATAGAAAACCCCGAAAATCCAAACTCAAAACAATAATATCTTTTCCAAATTTCAAAAGGGTATTTTAGGAAAATAATATAAGTCGGTAATTACCAAAGAAGACTGTTTTGGCAGCTTTTGACATACTAAAATATCTAAAAGCCAGATTAATACACGTGTCCTATACATTAGTTGGTTGTAAAAAAAAACTCGACTCGGTTGTTCACATATAATCATTCTTAACTTAAATTTATTaccatataataaatatttctttttgatatttaatatctatttatttatatttatatatttaattcaatataaaGTAGCCTTCTATatataatgacatcatcaacctatatatatacacacatgcaTACATTCATTACATACATCCctctgtttttctttctttcgatTTAGTGCTCACCGGATAATATTTTCCGGCAGCTGAGTACGGAGGAGAAACTGCAGAGGATCTTTGTTTATTCTTCAATGGCTGCTATCTTCCGTACACTTCTTTTGCTGCTCACTTTATCAGGtaaaatacttttattattattattaatacattcttttgtttattagttAGTTAATTATAATGTGGgattcatttattttttgttaaattttattgatttattttgttttctgggcTTTTCTAAAAGTATTTTTATCTGGGGttcatcaaaaatataaaatagttaaATCTTGTTGATTTTATTGGGGTTTTGAAAGTTTCTTGCTTTTTTCTGTAATGTTTTTGGATTTAGTGTGTAATTACTTGGATAAAATTATTGAATATCAAATGCAAGAAAACTGAGATAGATACATAAATTTGTGGTTTAATGTAGTGCATATCTAATTGCAAAAAAGTACTAAAACAAGATTTTAAACCATAACTGTATAAAGTTTCCGACTTTGTATGTTCAAAGCTCCAATTTTGCTAGCTGCTCAATGTTCCGTGCATTGAAAGGGTAGTttgggtttttttatttatttttttatttttaatatttgttacaATAAGGATTATGAATTGTGAGTATTACAGTATATCGGggtgagtcgatgggtatccatGTAGGGTTGCCCCATCACCCttttttttgattaaatattatatatgtatttttatgttGAAGTCTTTtggcattttttttataagttttgttgTCCTAATCaggattttatttgtttgtagaGTTATTTGTTGGAATATTAAGTATTGGAGTTGGAGTGAACTATGGAAGGATTGCAAACAATCTCCCATCTCCTTCTCAAGTATCTGGTCTGCTAAAATCGTTAAATATTAATCGAGTAAAAGTCTATGACGCCGAACCAAAAGTATTAGAAGCGTTTGCAGGAACCAATGTTGAATTCATTATCGGTTTAGGAAACGAGTACCTTCAAAGAATGAGAGATACTCAACAAGCTCAAATATGGATTCAACAAAACGTTCAACCTTATATTTCGCAAACTAAAATCACGGGTATTAATGTTGGAAACGAGATTTTAGGAGGAGGGGATACTGAGTTAGCGTCGTATTTACTTCCTGCTATGAAGGGAATGCATGGAGCTTTAGTTAATCTTGGATTAGACAAGCAAGTTTATATAACGACCGCTCATTCCCTTCAAATTTTAGCGACTTCTTTCCCACCTTCTCAAGGGACTTTTCAAGAAAGTATGGTGCAATACATAAAACCAATACTCGACTTTCATGCTCAAGTTGATTCGCCTTTTTTCATCAATGCATATCCTTATTTTGCATACAAAAGTGACCCAAACAACGTTCCGTTGGAATATGTGCTTTTTCAACCCAACAATGggtcagttgacccaaatacgAATTTGAAATACGACAATATGTTATATGCACAGATTGATGCTGTTTATTCTGCTATAAAGGCATTGGGTCATACTGATATTGAAGTTAAAATCTCTGAGACTGGCTGGCCTTCTAAAGGAGATGAAAACGAGGCTGGAGCAACAGTAGAGAATGCTGgtatatataatagaaatttGATGCAGAGGATGCGACAGGGTCAAAGTACTCCAGCCCGCCCTTCACAGCCGATTGACATTTACGTTTTTGCCCTGTTTAATGAGAATCAGAAGCCCGGACCAACGTCTGAGAGGAATTTTGGATTGTATTATCCTGATGGCTCCCTGGTTTATAACCTTGGCATTCAAACACAAAGTTATATTCTTCCAAGAATGGACTATTCATCTTCACATAAAAACGTAAGCATTATTACTTGATTGTTCATACATGATATAGCagatttcttgtttttttttttttttttaacatgttttgtaTTTGCAGGTGTTTTCCTTCGTCAGAATTCTCGCTTTGTTTATTGGATTCTATTCTTTGcttaagagatgaaaagttaaCTCAAATTTTGTTGACTAGTATACATAGGGAGCTCTAAGTCCCTAAAGAGGATTGTCTTTTGAggtactctttttttttactctATTCCTATCATTTTTTCGAGTGCAAATTTGTAAATTAGTTGTTAATCTTGACCCAGTAATGGTAAAAGGGTCGACTTTCCCAGGTTGGCTGAACAGAAATCCCTTTCAGTTGTTCACCTACTGATGGTTGCCTACCAATTAGTTGAGTTCATAATGGTCATAATAACAAGATAGTATTTTTCAAGGAATCATAATATCATAATCTGAAATTATATGCATCCACTCATCTAATTAGGACCAATTACTCTAGCCAACTCCACCATCTTTCTAAGATGATATTGTTAGGACCCCATCAACCACCAAATATGTGGGCTCAGGATTCTCAAAGTGTCTGTTAGAAAGTTGTAAAGTGAACCTTTTTACATTCAATACATTAGTTCCATTTCAGAAAATGTCCAAGATTTGCTGCACAACTATTAcgttttttttacaaaaaatatatgctTAATGTGTAATTAGAAACTTTTAAAAGAGAGGGTCAATGATGTATATCCTGTAGTTAGAAAATAACCATATACTTAATAGAGAATGCAACATTGTCAGAAATTGTAAAATAAAGATATGGTCACTAGTCTCCATCC is drawn from Erigeron canadensis isolate Cc75 chromosome 9, C_canadensis_v1, whole genome shotgun sequence and contains these coding sequences:
- the LOC122583959 gene encoding glucan endo-1,3-beta-glucosidase 14-like; translation: MAAIFRTLLLLLTLSELFVGILSIGVGVNYGRIANNLPSPSQVSGLLKSLNINRVKVYDAEPKVLEAFAGTNVEFIIGLGNEYLQRMRDTQQAQIWIQQNVQPYISQTKITGINVGNEILGGGDTELASYLLPAMKGMHGALVNLGLDKQVYITTAHSLQILATSFPPSQGTFQESMVQYIKPILDFHAQVDSPFFINAYPYFAYKSDPNNVPLEYVLFQPNNGSVDPNTNLKYDNMLYAQIDAVYSAIKALGHTDIEVKISETGWPSKGDENEAGATVENAGIYNRNLMQRMRQGQSTPARPSQPIDIYVFALFNENQKPGPTSERNFGLYYPDGSLVYNLGIQTQSYILPRMDYSSSHKNVFSFVRILALFIGFYSLLKR